Genomic window (Oryza sativa Japonica Group chromosome 3, ASM3414082v1):
ATTCTATCAGTAGTCTTTTCTTAGGACCAAATAATCCACTTCAATAATTAAAGTAGTAATTCTGCCAGATGGCACACATGTCATTACACAGTTTTGACCCTGAACAAAAATCAAAGAAAGAAGACGAAAGATGAGAGCAGGACGAACATGCATTAGGTACCCTGACATTCTGTTCTTCTCCAGATCTGATCTGATATGATGCAAATGGCCTGCACGAAAATGCGTATTATTGAGGAAGAGAATGGCCCTCATCTTGCCCCAGATGCTGGTACCTGACcctggcggcgccggtggcctccgccacctccgccgacgAGCAAATGCTGGGCAAGAATAAGTaggcccgccgcccgcgccctcctTCAACGGCGGCCGGACCTTGCTCCTGGTCCTGGGGCTCCCCAcgctgccggtggcggcggcggcttgcttgcttgctgctgctgctcatgttcttgcCGTGGTCGTGGCTGACGACGGCGACCTCCATCCTTCGGAAGTACTCGACCTCGCGGCACACCAGCGAGCCGATGGTGCCCTGCGCGCCGACCTccaccggcgccgacgccgccatgcCCGGAGGGTAGTGGTACTATGATGTCATCAGATGGGAAGAGAGATCTGAGTGGATGAGGATTGTACAGGGTTTAGAAAACAGGACTTCCCATACGAGAATCCTGATTCGCGCACCCCTGGCCCATACAGCCCACGCGGCGCGCGAGATTTTTTCTTCGCTAACCATCGCCGTTTTCTTTTTTAtcgctttccttttttttctgttttttccaGATTACTTTTTAATCTTCCAGCAGCaagtgttttcaatttttttttgaaagtttttaaatcttgacttgaaagtttttaaatcttaatttaaaaatttttaaatatcgagttgaaagttttcaaatttcgagttgaaagttttcaaatccgagttgaaagtttcaaatcttgagttgaaagttttcaaatctgggttgaaagttttcaaagttgagttgaaagtttttcaaatttgacttaaaaaatttaaattttgagttgaaagttttcaaatctgggtttaaaattttgaaactgtGACTTCATATGtagatttctttttaatttgttagttaaaaaaatctcacataaaaaataaaatcttatctACTACTACCTACgccccaaaatatagcaattattagctatgaatctagacacctgtgtgtccagatttatagctacaaatgcttatattttgggacggagtaacATCATTATCATAAACTGTTATTATCTAATATACTAGtagattagtatttttttagagaagggtatttttttacccggcctctacatccaactaaTATACTAGtagattagtatttttttagagaatggtattttttttcccggcctctacatctaaCCGGATATATGCGGTCattaaaattaggaacttagccccgcaaacaacccaatctaaaattcgctcATATGaaaatttgaactcaggaccttggggTACTACTCAGGTGACTGCAACCACCAGGCTACATGCCCTATCGTAGTAGTAGATTAGTAGAACTACTTAGGCCGAAAAaacgagcgacggcggcgcgtacGCGTCAGGTAGCCCCTTCCCATAACCGGGCAAAAAGAAACGGTTTTGCTAAAAACCGTCCCAAGAAAATTAGGGAGGAGGACAATTTCGAATTTTGGACCGCCGGATATGCATCAATATTCATGATTAGGAGAGGAAGAAAATGTCACAAGTTTTCTCTCCATGCGGACAGCAGTGTTAGAATTCACGTTGTCAACAATCAAACAAGCACACACGAACACACGGACACGAAAGTGAAGGGCAATCAACTTTATTGATGTTTCTCTCTCTGTTACAAGTATTACTTTGCCCTCAACCTCActattgtatttatacccacaatAGGATGTCCTATAtggatacatacatatatatttggtatAAGCCCACTTCATTAATAAGGAAACAGAAGAATAGAAGGAGGAGGTACCGTGATCCTCATGATCACGGTCCTATAAATCCGACTCCTTCGGGAGATCAGTTTCATAACACTCCCCCTTGGGTGAATACCGTGCTATACATATGCCTCATCAAAACTCCTTCCAAAAACCCAGTGGGAGAAAAATGAATAGGAGAAAGAGTACATAGTACACGCTACTTATATTGCACTGTTGCCTCATTAAAAACCTAAATGTGAGAAACTTCAAACAAAACTCACTAaagggaaaaagagtacaaCCATAAGCTAATCTACTGGATAACTCTATCATTCTTCAAGGATAACTCTATCATTCTTCAAGAATGATGTACTGATCTGCATGATCAATATCAACGGAACACAGTCAGGGAAGTGCTCCCCCGATTTGTGCACATCTCTCATCCTCCTCATACCGATGCCATGCACAAGCTTCTCAAAAACACTAATTGGCAAAGACTTAGTAAATAAATCTGTGAGATTTTCACTAGTCTTGGTGAGAGTCACCttaatttcttctttcttttgcaATTCATGCATATAGAAGAATTTAGGCGATATATGTTTTGTGAGACTCGTCTTCACATAACCCGTTTGTATTTGTGCAACACAAGCTGAATTATCTTCAAAAATAATGGTTGGAGTTGGTGTGATATTCAGCCCACATGTATTCTGTACATGTTGTATCACCCTCCTCAACCACATGCATTCCTTGCTCGCTTCAAATAATGCTATAATCTCCAAGTGATTTGTTGATGTCGCGACCATCGTCTGCTTCGTCGACTTCCATGAGATGGCTGTACCACCACAGAGAAACACATACCCAGTCTGTGACAATGCTTTATGGGGGTCTGACAAATATCCAGCATCAGCATATCCCACCATGGTCAAATCTTGATTTTTTCTAAAGAATAAACCGAGATCTTGTGTGCCACGTAAATAACGGAAGATTTGCTTAACGCCATTCAAATGCCGTTTGGTAGGAGCCAAACTGAACCTTGCAAGTAGGTTAACAGCAAATGCAATATCAGGCCTGGTACCATTCGCGAGATACATTAAAGCTCCAATAGCGCTTAAATATGGACATTCAGGTCCCAATAATTCCTCGTTATTTTCCTATGGTCTAAATGGGTCACTCTCTACTGCTAGAGATCTTACTACCATGGGGGTTCTCGTCGGATATAAATCCTTCATATTAAATTTCTCCATTATCTTCTGGATATATGCAGACTGGTGTAACAATACCCCTTCATGAGTGTGCTCAAGCTGCAGACCTAAGCAATATTTAGTCTTACCTAATTCTTTCATCTCGAACTCCGTCTTTAGGTAAGAACTAGCTTCCTTAATCACCTGTGTGGTCCCGATGATATTCAGATCATCCACATATACAGAAATAATACAAAATCCATGTTCTGATTTTTTTGATAAACACACAGGGACAGTCATCATTCTTGATGAATCCTTTTCCTTCTAGGAATTCACTGAGCCGGTTGTACCACATCCTACCGGATTGTTTTAACCCATACAATGATCTTTGCAATTTAACACTGTATAtgttgtgtttttttcttcaGGAACTTGAATCCCATCAGGAACTTTCATATAGATTTCAAAATCCAATGACCCATATAAATATGCGGTCACTACATCCATCAACTGTATTTCTAAGTTCAAATTGACTGCCATAGATATTAAGAACCGGAATGTAATTCCATCCATTACAGGTGAATTGGTTTCATCGAAATCGATGCCAGGTCTCTGCGTAAACCCTTATGCTACTAATCTTGCTTTATACCGAACCACCTGGTTGTTCTCATCCCGTTTTCGGACGAACACCCATTTATATCCTACAGAGGATATCCCTACGGGGGTACGATCAATAGGACCGAATAATTTTCTTTTATTGAGCGAGATTAACTCTGCCTTTATTGCTTCTTTCCATTTGACCCAGTCTGAACGCTTTTTTGCATTCTGCCATGGACTTTGGTTCTGGATCCAGATCAATGATCTTAGCGATCTTTTCGGCAAAGTATATGTCGACAATAGTAGTCTCTCTATTGTATGTTTCACCTGTATCCACATAACTGGTGGATATTTCCTCTATTCTTTCACATTCCTGATCTTCATTGTTTCCCGCAATGTTTAAGTCAGGAATTTCCGGTCTCCTAGTGCTAGTAGTAATTGCGCGCGCATTCTCACTGGGTTCATTG
Coding sequences:
- the LOC4333274 gene encoding uncharacterized protein; translated protein: MAASAPVEVGAQGTIGSLVCREVEYFRRMEVAVVSHDHGKNMSSSSKQASRRRHRQRGEPQDQEQGPAAVEGGRGRRAYLFLPSICSSAEVAEATGAARVRYQHLGQDEGHSLPQ